A single window of Luteipulveratus halotolerans DNA harbors:
- the ileS gene encoding isoleucine--tRNA ligase, whose protein sequence is MTYPKVDLSTPDETPQGVAATPRFPDIEQGVLAYWEADDTFRASVEARDAGTDGDNEFVFYDGPPFANGLPHYGHLLTGYVKDLIPRYQTMRGRRVERRFGWDTHGLPAELEAMNQLGLKTKDEILEMGIEKFNGAARDSVLRYTAEWETYVKRMGRWVDFDNDYKTLNPDYMESVIWAFKQLYDKGLIYEGFRVLPYCWNDETPLSNHELRMDDDVYKMRQDPAVTVGFRVTGDHDLAGARLLIWTTTPWTLPSNLGIMVRRDIDYVVVESDFTGTTERYVIAEARVAAYAKELFGDAKADWREHVVQRLTGADLLGVSYTPPFSYFEGHDKAFRVFEADFVTTEDGTGLVHTAGAFGEEDMVVTDREGIAPVIPVGPDGRFTYPVTEYEGMQVFDSNLHIIDHLKARTRGEGEAGATTDGTVLLRRESYDHSYPHCWRCRNPLIYMAVSSWFVEVTKFKDRMLELNQEINWVPGNVKDGQFGRWLENARDWSITRNRFWGSPVPVWKSDNPEFPRVDVYGSFDELERDFGVRLEDLHRPYIDELTRPNPDDPSGRSTMRRVEDVLDVWFDSGSMSYAQVHYPFENAEWFEHHFPADFIVEYIGQTRGWFYMLHILAAGLFDKPAFSSVICHGIVLGSDGQKMSKSLKNYPDVNEVFDRDGADAMRWFLMQSPILRGGNLVVTEQGIRDGVRQVLMPLWSSWYFFSLYANAAGYEAKATTSSTDVLDQYLLAKLRDLVEDVQTRLDVYDVAGACDSVHGFLDVLTNWYIRRSRERFWEGSAHEAFDTLYTALETVTRVAAPLLPFTTEQIWRGLTGGRSVHLTDWPDASTLPADADLVAAMDRARDVCGATLSLRKAQQLRVRLPLGNVTVVTADASALEPFTSVVADEVNVRTVGLVDIADASASDFGVSQRLVVNARAAGPRLGKDVQLAIKGSKSGDWSVGDDGVVTSGGLALQEGEYTLETVVDESGDSASRAVQMLPGGGFVVLDTEVTEELAREGLARDVIRAVQEARRKAGLEVTDRISLAVTGDDSVWEATVEHQQLIMRETLATQFGSAGAGHDLPPGRGEQAKVGDGLTVTIEVKKVSA, encoded by the coding sequence ATGACCTACCCCAAGGTCGACCTCAGCACCCCGGACGAGACGCCCCAGGGTGTCGCTGCGACACCGCGGTTCCCTGACATCGAGCAGGGCGTGCTCGCCTACTGGGAGGCCGACGACACCTTCCGGGCCTCGGTCGAGGCGCGTGACGCCGGCACCGACGGTGACAACGAGTTCGTCTTCTACGACGGTCCGCCCTTCGCCAACGGACTGCCGCACTACGGTCACCTGCTCACCGGCTACGTCAAGGACCTCATCCCGCGCTACCAGACGATGCGCGGCCGCCGCGTCGAGCGTCGCTTCGGCTGGGACACTCACGGGCTGCCCGCCGAGCTCGAGGCGATGAACCAGCTCGGCCTCAAGACCAAGGACGAGATCCTCGAGATGGGGATCGAGAAGTTCAACGGCGCCGCGCGCGACTCGGTGCTGCGCTACACCGCCGAGTGGGAGACCTACGTCAAGCGGATGGGCCGCTGGGTCGACTTCGACAACGACTACAAGACGCTCAACCCCGACTACATGGAGTCGGTGATCTGGGCGTTCAAGCAGCTCTACGACAAGGGTCTGATCTACGAGGGCTTCCGCGTCCTGCCCTACTGCTGGAACGACGAGACGCCGCTGTCCAACCACGAGCTGCGCATGGACGACGACGTCTACAAGATGCGTCAGGACCCGGCGGTGACCGTCGGTTTCCGGGTCACCGGCGACCACGACCTCGCGGGTGCGCGCCTGCTCATCTGGACGACGACGCCGTGGACCCTGCCCTCCAACCTCGGCATCATGGTGCGCCGCGACATCGACTACGTCGTGGTCGAGTCCGACTTCACGGGCACGACCGAGCGCTACGTGATCGCCGAGGCGCGCGTGGCGGCGTACGCCAAGGAGCTGTTCGGTGACGCCAAGGCCGACTGGCGCGAGCACGTCGTGCAGCGGCTCACCGGCGCCGACCTGCTGGGCGTCTCCTACACACCTCCGTTCTCCTACTTCGAGGGCCACGACAAGGCGTTCCGGGTCTTCGAGGCGGACTTCGTCACGACCGAGGACGGCACCGGCCTGGTGCACACCGCGGGCGCGTTCGGTGAGGAGGACATGGTCGTCACCGACCGCGAGGGCATCGCGCCGGTGATCCCCGTCGGCCCCGACGGCAGGTTCACCTACCCGGTGACCGAGTACGAGGGCATGCAGGTCTTCGACTCCAACCTGCACATCATCGACCACCTCAAGGCGCGCACGCGCGGTGAGGGCGAGGCCGGCGCGACCACCGACGGGACGGTGCTGCTGCGCCGCGAGTCCTACGACCACAGCTACCCGCACTGCTGGCGCTGCCGCAACCCGCTGATCTACATGGCGGTCAGCAGCTGGTTCGTCGAGGTCACGAAGTTCAAGGACCGCATGCTCGAGCTCAACCAGGAGATCAACTGGGTGCCGGGCAACGTCAAGGACGGGCAGTTCGGTCGCTGGCTCGAGAACGCCCGCGACTGGTCGATCACCCGAAACCGCTTCTGGGGCAGTCCCGTTCCCGTCTGGAAGTCGGACAACCCGGAGTTCCCGCGAGTCGACGTCTACGGCTCCTTCGATGAGCTGGAGCGCGACTTCGGCGTACGCCTGGAGGACCTGCACCGGCCCTACATCGACGAGCTCACGCGGCCCAACCCCGACGACCCGAGCGGGCGGTCGACGATGCGCCGCGTCGAGGACGTGCTGGACGTGTGGTTCGACTCGGGCTCGATGTCCTACGCCCAGGTGCACTACCCGTTCGAGAACGCCGAGTGGTTCGAGCACCACTTCCCGGCCGACTTCATCGTCGAGTACATCGGGCAGACGCGCGGCTGGTTCTACATGCTGCACATCCTTGCGGCCGGTCTGTTCGACAAGCCGGCGTTCAGCTCGGTGATCTGCCACGGCATCGTGCTCGGCTCCGACGGCCAGAAGATGTCCAAGTCGCTCAAGAACTACCCCGACGTCAACGAGGTGTTCGACCGCGACGGCGCCGACGCGATGCGCTGGTTCCTCATGCAGAGCCCGATCCTGCGCGGCGGCAACCTGGTCGTCACCGAGCAGGGCATCCGCGACGGCGTGCGTCAGGTGCTGATGCCGCTGTGGAGCAGCTGGTACTTCTTCAGCCTGTACGCCAACGCCGCCGGCTACGAGGCCAAGGCCACGACGTCGTCCACGGACGTGCTCGACCAGTACCTCCTCGCCAAGCTGCGCGACCTGGTCGAGGACGTACAGACCCGCCTCGACGTGTACGACGTCGCCGGGGCCTGCGACTCGGTGCACGGCTTCCTCGACGTGCTGACCAACTGGTACATCCGGCGTTCGCGTGAGCGGTTCTGGGAAGGCAGCGCGCACGAGGCGTTCGACACCCTCTACACCGCGCTCGAGACGGTGACGCGCGTCGCGGCTCCGCTGCTGCCGTTCACCACCGAGCAGATCTGGCGCGGTCTGACCGGCGGTCGGTCGGTCCACCTCACCGACTGGCCCGACGCGTCGACGTTGCCGGCCGACGCCGACCTGGTCGCGGCGATGGACCGCGCACGCGACGTGTGCGGTGCGACGCTGAGCCTGCGCAAGGCCCAGCAGCTGCGCGTACGACTGCCCCTCGGCAACGTCACGGTCGTGACGGCCGACGCGAGCGCGCTCGAGCCGTTCACCTCCGTGGTCGCTGACGAGGTCAACGTGCGCACGGTCGGTCTGGTCGACATCGCCGACGCGAGCGCGTCCGACTTCGGCGTCTCGCAGCGCCTGGTCGTCAACGCCCGTGCCGCCGGGCCGCGCCTCGGCAAGGACGTCCAGCTCGCGATCAAGGGCTCCAAGTCCGGTGACTGGAGCGTCGGCGACGACGGTGTGGTCACCAGTGGCGGACTCGCCCTGCAGGAGGGTGAGTACACCCTCGAGACCGTGGTCGACGAGTCGGGCGACTCGGCCAGCCGCGCCGTGCAGATGCTGCCCGGCGGCGGGTTCGTCGTCCTGGACACCGAGGTCACCGAGGAGCTGGCCCGGGAGGGCCTGGCACGCGACGTGATCCGTGCGGTGCAGGAGGCGCGCCGCAAGGCGGGTCTGGAGGTCACCGACCGCATCTCGCTCGCCGTCACCGGTGACGACAGCGTCTGGGAGGCGACGGTCGAGCACCAGCAGCTGATCATGCGTGAGACCTTGGCGACGCAGTTCGGCTCGGCGGGCGCCGGGCACGACCTGCCGCCGGGTCGCGGCGAGCAGGCCAAGGTGGGCGACGGGCTCACCGTGACGATCGAGGTCAAGAAGGTGTCAGCGTGA
- a CDS encoding DUF4233 domain-containing protein, whose protein sequence is MIGRLLIYGVGEKMTRRFAAVVVASQAFAIFFGALVAYAINRADGGSQHRTYLVVGCVLAVLSLLTSGVLRRPWGVTLGWLVQAATLASGFIVPAMLFVGLMFAALWITALFQGHKMDQLTRDYTTRRPA, encoded by the coding sequence ATGATCGGTCGCCTGCTCATCTACGGGGTCGGCGAGAAGATGACACGGCGGTTCGCTGCCGTCGTGGTCGCGAGCCAGGCGTTCGCCATCTTCTTCGGTGCCCTGGTCGCGTACGCCATCAACCGCGCCGACGGTGGGTCGCAGCACCGCACCTACCTCGTCGTCGGATGTGTGCTCGCTGTGCTCAGCCTGCTGACTTCCGGTGTGTTGCGCCGTCCGTGGGGTGTGACGCTCGGCTGGCTCGTCCAGGCCGCTACGCTCGCGTCCGGATTCATCGTCCCCGCCATGCTGTTCGTCGGTCTGATGTTCGCAGCGCTGTGGATCACCGCCCTGTTCCAGGGCCACAAGATGGACCAGCTGACTCGCGACTACACCACCAGGAGACCTGCATGA
- a CDS encoding cysteine hydrolase family protein yields the protein MTTALVVIDVQKSFEQRPVWAATSNPDIVQDVRRLVDAARAAGDLVVWVMHIEPGTGGVFDPDLGHVVLMDGLEPQEGEPTVRKTSHNAFTTTNLQQILTGHGVTTVRLCGIQTERCCETTARVASDLGYAVDFVVDATATFPIEHRDAEAGRPLEQVLADPRTMPVEQVVERTEYALAGRFATIRTVAELV from the coding sequence ATGACCACAGCACTCGTCGTCATCGACGTCCAGAAGTCCTTCGAGCAGCGCCCGGTCTGGGCCGCGACCTCCAACCCCGACATCGTCCAGGACGTACGCCGTCTGGTCGACGCCGCGCGCGCCGCCGGCGACCTCGTGGTGTGGGTGATGCACATCGAGCCCGGCACGGGCGGCGTGTTCGACCCCGATCTCGGCCATGTCGTGCTCATGGACGGGCTGGAGCCGCAGGAGGGTGAGCCCACCGTGCGCAAGACGTCGCACAACGCCTTCACGACCACGAATCTGCAGCAGATCCTCACCGGTCACGGCGTGACCACGGTCCGGCTGTGCGGGATCCAGACCGAGCGCTGCTGCGAGACGACGGCCCGGGTCGCCTCCGACCTCGGCTACGCGGTCGACTTCGTCGTCGATGCGACGGCGACGTTCCCGATCGAGCACCGCGACGCCGAGGCCGGCCGTCCGCTGGAGCAGGTGCTGGCCGATCCGCGCACGATGCCGGTCGAGCAGGTCGTGGAGCGCACCGAGTACGCCCTGGCGGGCCGGTTCGCGACGATCCGCACGGTGGCTGAGCTTGTGTAG
- a CDS encoding undecaprenyl-diphosphate phosphatase, giving the protein MSWIEAVVLGIVQGLTEFLPISSSAHQLIVARLFFDNDGGGSAFTAINQLGTEAAVIVYFWRDIARIIKQWALSLVGKVPRSDPDARMGWLVIIGTLPIGILGLLFQDKIDSTLRNLWITASMLLVFGIVLYVADSIARQRKSLEQITPRDGVAFGFWQACALIPGVSRSGGTIAGGLFMGYTREAAARYSFLLAIPAVLASGLFKVVKIGEDDPNPPWGPIAIATVIAFVVGYAVIAWLMRYITTHDFKPFVIYRVVLALVIFGLLAFGAVDAAAPPV; this is encoded by the coding sequence ATGAGCTGGATCGAGGCCGTGGTTCTCGGCATCGTCCAAGGCCTGACCGAGTTCCTCCCGATCTCCAGCTCAGCGCACCAGCTGATCGTGGCGCGCCTGTTCTTCGACAACGACGGCGGCGGGTCGGCGTTCACGGCCATCAACCAGCTCGGCACCGAGGCGGCGGTGATCGTCTACTTCTGGCGTGACATCGCCCGGATCATCAAGCAGTGGGCGCTCTCGCTCGTCGGCAAGGTGCCGCGCTCGGACCCCGACGCCCGCATGGGCTGGCTGGTCATCATCGGCACCCTGCCGATCGGCATCCTCGGCCTGCTGTTCCAGGACAAGATCGACAGCACGCTGCGCAACCTGTGGATCACCGCCTCGATGCTCCTGGTGTTCGGCATCGTGCTCTACGTCGCCGACTCGATCGCCCGGCAGCGCAAGAGTCTCGAGCAGATCACGCCGCGCGACGGTGTGGCCTTCGGCTTCTGGCAGGCGTGTGCCCTGATCCCGGGCGTGTCCCGCTCGGGCGGCACGATCGCCGGTGGTCTGTTCATGGGCTACACCCGTGAGGCCGCAGCGCGGTACTCCTTCCTGCTCGCGATCCCCGCGGTGCTCGCGTCCGGGCTCTTCAAGGTCGTCAAGATCGGTGAGGACGACCCCAACCCGCCGTGGGGGCCGATCGCGATCGCGACTGTGATCGCGTTCGTCGTCGGGTACGCCGTCATCGCCTGGCTGATGCGCTACATCACCACCCACGACTTCAAGCCGTTCGTGATCTACCGCGTGGTCCTCGCGCTGGTGATCTTCGGCCTGCTCGCGTTCGGGGCGGTCGACGCGGCGGCCCCGCCCGTCTGA
- a CDS encoding GNAT family N-acetyltransferase, with translation MVAEDRLVIRQADGEDLTAVIEVGHRTWPVTYGPIAGDDYVAMGLAKWWTQEATIPAIRAGRVTVAEVDHEVVGMASVGPSDGHLTLWKLYVLPERQSDGIGGRLLRAVIAKAREDGHDEIRLSYLAGNDNAAAFYEHFGFAEIERESSGSGIPDSVWMRLVLTQDGEA, from the coding sequence ATGGTGGCCGAGGACCGCCTCGTGATCCGGCAGGCCGACGGTGAGGACCTCACCGCCGTGATCGAGGTCGGGCACCGCACCTGGCCGGTCACCTACGGGCCGATCGCCGGTGACGACTACGTCGCGATGGGTCTGGCCAAGTGGTGGACCCAGGAGGCGACGATCCCCGCGATCCGCGCGGGCCGGGTCACCGTGGCCGAGGTCGACCACGAGGTGGTGGGCATGGCCAGCGTCGGCCCGTCCGACGGTCACCTCACCCTCTGGAAGCTCTACGTCCTGCCCGAGCGCCAGAGCGACGGCATCGGCGGCCGGTTGCTTCGCGCTGTGATCGCCAAGGCGCGCGAGGACGGTCACGACGAGATCCGGCTCTCCTACCTCGCCGGCAACGACAACGCCGCCGCGTTCTACGAGCACTTCGGCTTCGCCGAGATCGAGCGCGAGAGCAGCGGGTCCGGCATCCCCGACAGCGTCTGGATGCGCCTGGTGCTGACGCAGGACGGTGAGGCATGA
- a CDS encoding GlxA family transcriptional regulator, translated as MMRTVVFLLVPGLHLLDLAGPAQAFHTAADLGAGYELRYVAEQEDVPTAQGLATRASTTWPDLGRDDLVVVPGWRGSSLLSHSPLREPALQALRRHHRNGGTVASVCSGADALGRAGLLDGRRCTTHHELQAELATRYPRAAVQHDVLFSDDDRVVTSAGIASGIDLALHLIAQQHGPALSARVARSMVVYVRRNGEHPQESAMLRHRGHLSDVVHRVQDLIDRDFTRTLPLSTLAAHGGVSERTLTRLFVTTTGTTPLRYQQALRVEHAQHLIGQGATIESAARATGFEDARMLRRLRARALAG; from the coding sequence ATGATGCGCACGGTCGTCTTCCTGCTCGTACCCGGGCTCCACCTGCTCGACCTCGCAGGCCCGGCCCAGGCCTTTCACACCGCTGCCGACCTCGGTGCCGGCTACGAGCTGCGCTATGTCGCCGAGCAGGAGGACGTCCCGACCGCTCAGGGCCTCGCGACGCGGGCCAGCACGACCTGGCCGGACCTGGGTCGCGACGACCTCGTCGTGGTCCCGGGCTGGCGAGGCTCGAGCCTGCTGAGCCACTCGCCGCTGCGCGAGCCGGCGCTCCAGGCGCTGCGACGGCACCATCGCAACGGAGGCACGGTCGCGAGCGTCTGCTCGGGGGCTGACGCGCTCGGGCGGGCCGGTCTCCTGGACGGACGGCGTTGCACGACTCACCACGAACTGCAGGCCGAGCTCGCGACTCGCTACCCGCGGGCCGCGGTGCAGCACGACGTGCTCTTCAGCGACGACGACCGGGTCGTGACCTCTGCAGGCATCGCCAGCGGCATCGACCTCGCGCTCCACCTCATCGCCCAGCAGCACGGCCCGGCCCTGTCGGCCCGCGTCGCGCGGTCGATGGTGGTCTACGTCCGGCGCAACGGCGAGCATCCTCAGGAGAGCGCCATGCTGCGCCACCGCGGGCACCTGTCCGACGTCGTGCACCGGGTGCAGGACCTCATCGATCGCGACTTCACCCGCACCCTGCCGCTGTCGACGCTCGCCGCGCACGGGGGAGTGAGCGAGCGCACGCTGACCCGGCTGTTCGTCACCACGACCGGCACGACCCCGCTGCGCTACCAGCAGGCACTGCGGGTCGAGCACGCCCAGCACCTCATCGGTCAGGGGGCGACGATCGAGTCCGCCGCTCGCGCCACCGGTTTCGAGGACGCCCGGATGCTGCGGCGCCTGCGAGCCCGCGCACTCGCCGGCTGA
- a CDS encoding T6SS immunity protein Tdi1 domain-containing protein — translation MSDQFSGYAPQAGGYPADGGRPSYGQQWDAPAAQPSAQSLQGFVAALPPDADVVRPSEDFLTYAEGRMPAALVSLWREHGVGFYGDQRVAVLDPGAWMQVLQTWLGPDVTSVPIVATSFGHLYHYDQVGGQDRIQCLDPHFQSNTVVSNDLVEFFEEHLPGSGSHVSDLEGPRGGARQKLGRLETDEIYYFVPMLALGGTVSPDALAKGPGQEHLTQIHRSVGQTRG, via the coding sequence CACCGCAGGCGGGTGGCTACCCGGCCGACGGCGGCCGGCCGTCGTACGGCCAGCAGTGGGACGCCCCCGCTGCCCAGCCGAGTGCGCAGTCACTGCAGGGTTTCGTGGCTGCGCTGCCACCGGACGCCGACGTGGTGCGCCCCTCCGAGGACTTCCTGACCTACGCCGAGGGCCGGATGCCCGCAGCGCTGGTCTCGCTGTGGCGTGAGCACGGCGTCGGGTTCTACGGCGACCAGCGCGTCGCCGTGCTCGACCCGGGTGCGTGGATGCAGGTGCTGCAGACGTGGCTCGGACCGGACGTCACCTCGGTGCCGATCGTCGCGACGAGCTTCGGGCACCTCTACCACTACGACCAGGTCGGCGGGCAGGACCGCATCCAGTGCCTCGACCCGCACTTCCAGAGCAACACGGTCGTCAGCAACGACCTGGTCGAGTTCTTCGAGGAGCACCTGCCCGGCAGCGGTTCCCACGTCTCCGACCTCGAGGGCCCGCGCGGCGGTGCCCGCCAGAAGCTCGGCCGTCTCGAGACCGACGAGATCTACTACTTCGTGCCGATGCTCGCCCTCGGCGGCACGGTCAGCCCGGACGCGCTCGCCAAGGGTCCGGGCCAGGAGCACCTGACCCAGATCCACCGCTCGGTCGGTCAGACCCGCGGCTGA
- a CDS encoding FAD-binding oxidoreductase, whose amino-acid sequence MSQITAPDLEPGRVVADRDVALAYATDYSHGSTAPDDFLVVRARDRDDVVAVLEHAQAHRIPVVPQGARTSLCGAATALEGGIVLNVEALRSTRIEVDERYAVVGPGVNTAALKQAVAAEGLFYPPDPASSPMCTIGGNVATNAGGLCCVKYGVTADYVRGLEVVLAGGEAIRTGRRTAKGVAGLDLTGLFVGSEGQLGVVTEAVLKLVPAADAPLTALATFGSLEQVTRGLVALRADRHSPNLIEVLDHASLQLIQQVEDFGFPADAQAALLVQSDRPGHTAEDVQRYADLLTAAGAVEVAVADDPQEADALMAGRRALAPSFELKGPHFIEDVCVPVGRLGELIARAEELSARSGVDIVMSGHGGDGNLHPTVFYAEDVPGSRERAEEAFESLVDLALGMGGTITGEHGVGALKRQWLPRELGEAELARQRAIKAMFDPVGILNPGRPL is encoded by the coding sequence GTGAGCCAGATCACTGCCCCCGACCTCGAGCCCGGTCGCGTGGTCGCCGACCGCGACGTCGCGCTCGCCTACGCCACCGACTACAGCCACGGCTCCACAGCCCCCGATGACTTCCTCGTCGTCCGCGCTCGTGACCGTGACGACGTGGTCGCCGTGCTCGAGCACGCGCAGGCGCACCGGATCCCCGTCGTCCCGCAGGGGGCACGTACCTCCTTGTGCGGTGCGGCGACCGCGCTCGAGGGCGGCATCGTGCTCAACGTCGAGGCGCTGCGCAGCACCCGGATCGAGGTCGACGAGCGGTACGCCGTCGTCGGCCCGGGCGTCAACACAGCCGCCCTGAAGCAGGCCGTCGCCGCCGAAGGGTTGTTCTACCCGCCGGACCCGGCCTCCTCCCCCATGTGCACGATCGGCGGCAACGTCGCCACCAACGCCGGTGGTCTGTGCTGCGTCAAGTACGGCGTGACCGCCGACTACGTCCGCGGCCTGGAGGTCGTGCTCGCCGGCGGGGAGGCGATCCGCACCGGTCGGCGTACGGCGAAGGGGGTGGCGGGCCTGGACCTGACCGGCCTGTTCGTCGGCTCCGAAGGCCAGCTCGGTGTCGTCACCGAGGCCGTCCTGAAGCTCGTCCCTGCGGCCGACGCACCGCTGACGGCACTGGCGACGTTCGGGTCGTTGGAGCAGGTGACCCGTGGCCTGGTCGCACTGCGTGCCGACCGGCACAGCCCCAACCTCATCGAGGTCCTGGACCACGCCTCGCTCCAGCTGATCCAGCAGGTCGAGGACTTCGGCTTCCCGGCCGACGCCCAGGCGGCGCTGCTCGTGCAGTCCGACCGACCGGGGCACACGGCCGAGGACGTCCAGCGGTACGCCGACCTGCTCACCGCGGCGGGCGCCGTCGAGGTCGCGGTCGCCGACGACCCGCAGGAGGCCGACGCCCTGATGGCCGGGAGGCGGGCGCTCGCACCGTCGTTCGAGCTGAAGGGGCCGCACTTCATCGAGGACGTCTGCGTGCCGGTCGGCCGCCTGGGCGAGCTCATCGCCCGCGCCGAGGAGCTGTCAGCACGCTCGGGCGTCGACATCGTGATGTCGGGTCACGGGGGCGACGGCAACCTGCACCCGACGGTGTTCTACGCCGAGGACGTGCCCGGCAGCCGCGAGCGGGCCGAGGAGGCGTTCGAGTCGCTGGTCGACCTGGCCCTCGGCATGGGCGGCACCATCACCGGCGAGCACGGGGTCGGGGCGCTCAAGCGTCAGTGGCTGCCGCGCGAGCTCGGGGAGGCAGAGCTGGCTCGACAGCGAGCGATCAAGGCGATGTTCGACCCGGTCGGCATCCTCAACCCGGGCCGACCGCTGTGA
- the ndk gene encoding nucleoside-diphosphate kinase: MTAQIERSLVIVKPDGYRRGLTGEVLRRIEAKGYTLVSLKVETPDRDRLAQHYAEHEGKPFYEPLVEFMSSGPATFAVIEGQDCIKGFRSLAGATNPTEAAPGSIRGDLGRDWGLKVQQNIVHGSDSTESAQREIGIWFPQS, from the coding sequence GTGACTGCACAGATCGAACGTTCCCTGGTCATCGTCAAGCCCGACGGATACCGCCGCGGACTCACCGGCGAGGTGCTGCGGCGCATCGAGGCCAAGGGCTACACGCTGGTGTCGCTCAAGGTCGAGACGCCCGACCGCGACCGCCTCGCCCAGCACTACGCCGAGCACGAGGGCAAGCCGTTCTACGAGCCGCTCGTGGAGTTCATGTCCTCCGGCCCGGCGACGTTCGCGGTCATCGAGGGGCAGGACTGCATCAAGGGCTTCCGCTCGCTGGCCGGTGCGACCAATCCCACGGAGGCCGCGCCGGGCTCGATCCGTGGCGACCTCGGCCGCGACTGGGGCCTGAAGGTGCAGCAGAACATCGTGCACGGCTCCGACTCGACCGAGTCCGCGCAGCGCGAGATCGGCATCTGGTTCCCCCAGAGCTGA
- a CDS encoding bifunctional folylpolyglutamate synthase/dihydrofolate synthase: protein MSGRPDAAQVEAARRLELHKRMREVEEAILARTPESSPEPSLDRVARCMELMGDPQRSFPLIHLTGTNGKTSTARIIERVLRETGISTGRFTSPHLHDIRERISLNGKAIDAQRFVDTYDEVLPFIEIVDAESAAAGDVRMTYFEVLVVLAYAVFADAPVDVAVVEVGLGGVWDATNVADATVAVLTPIAIDHQRLLGSSLEDIATEKRGIIKPGSITVVSRQEPEVDELIEERVEEVGASLNREDRDYGLTAREAAVGGQQLSVRGLAASYDDLFLPLFGEHQAHNAATAIAAVEAFLGGGEQPLSDEVLRAGLAEVTSPGRLEIVRRSPTVLVDAAHNPAGVAALREALNDSFTFNRLVGVIAILQDKDAEQMLEALEPILDHVVVTRTTSVRATPPEELGRLAREIYGEDRVTVVRDLPDALDQAAGLADEGGGVGGGVLATGSVVTAAEVRMLLGLGEADA from the coding sequence ATGAGCGGCCGCCCGGACGCAGCCCAGGTCGAGGCGGCCCGTCGCCTCGAGCTGCACAAGCGGATGCGAGAGGTCGAGGAGGCGATCCTCGCCCGGACGCCGGAGAGCTCGCCCGAGCCGTCGCTGGACCGCGTCGCCCGGTGCATGGAGCTCATGGGTGACCCGCAGCGCAGCTTCCCGCTGATCCACCTGACGGGCACCAACGGCAAGACGTCGACCGCTCGCATCATCGAGCGGGTGCTGCGCGAGACCGGCATCTCCACGGGCCGGTTCACCAGCCCCCACCTGCACGACATCCGTGAGCGGATCTCGTTGAACGGCAAGGCGATCGACGCCCAGCGATTCGTCGACACCTACGACGAGGTGCTGCCCTTCATCGAGATCGTCGATGCCGAGTCGGCGGCTGCGGGCGATGTACGGATGACCTACTTCGAGGTGCTGGTCGTGCTGGCGTACGCCGTCTTCGCCGACGCGCCCGTCGACGTCGCCGTCGTCGAGGTGGGCCTCGGCGGTGTCTGGGACGCCACCAACGTGGCCGATGCGACGGTCGCCGTGCTGACCCCGATCGCGATCGACCACCAGCGGCTGCTCGGCAGCAGCCTGGAGGACATCGCCACCGAGAAGCGCGGCATCATCAAGCCCGGCTCGATCACAGTCGTGAGCCGTCAGGAGCCCGAGGTCGACGAGCTGATCGAGGAGCGGGTCGAGGAGGTCGGGGCGAGCCTCAACCGCGAGGACCGCGACTACGGCCTGACCGCCCGCGAGGCCGCGGTCGGAGGCCAGCAGCTGTCCGTGCGCGGGCTGGCGGCGTCGTACGACGACCTGTTCCTGCCGTTGTTCGGTGAGCACCAGGCCCACAACGCGGCAACGGCGATCGCCGCTGTCGAGGCGTTCCTCGGCGGGGGAGAGCAGCCGCTGTCCGACGAGGTGCTGCGTGCGGGCCTGGCCGAGGTCACCTCGCCCGGTCGGCTGGAGATCGTCCGACGGTCGCCGACCGTGCTGGTCGACGCCGCGCACAACCCGGCCGGTGTGGCCGCGCTGCGCGAGGCGCTCAACGACTCGTTCACGTTCAACCGGCTGGTCGGCGTGATCGCGATCCTGCAGGACAAGGACGCCGAGCAGATGCTCGAGGCGCTCGAGCCGATCCTCGACCACGTCGTCGTGACCCGGACGACCTCGGTGCGGGCGACCCCGCCCGAGGAGCTCGGCCGACTCGCCCGTGAGATCTACGGCGAGGACCGCGTGACCGTCGTCCGCGACCTGCCCGACGCCCTCGACCAGGCGGCCGGCCTGGCCGACGAGGGCGGCGGTGTCGGAGGCGGCGTCCTCGCGACGGGTTCGGTCGTGACGGCCGCCGAGGTGCGGATGCTGCTCGGGCTGGGCGAGGCCGACGCATGA